One window from the genome of Streptomyces sp. NBC_00708 encodes:
- the dprA gene encoding DNA-processing protein DprA: protein MTDRGGAGLVYGADAGAAGGAGEPERLARAALTRVLEPGDERGGRWLRECGAVELWRRIRDPAGEAERLSGMTVRRLAGYRLRAAGAAPERDLAAVAAVGGRFVCPGDREWPTQLDDLGDARPTGLWVRGGPDLRLWALRSVAVVGARACTPYGAHMATTLGAGLAERGWVVVSGAAFGVDGAAHRGALAAGGATVAVLACGVDVPYPRGHAELIGRVAGQGLVIGELPPSEHPTRSRFILRNRVIAALTRGTVVVEAEYRSGSLVTARVAQRLGRFTMGVPGPATSGLSAGVHELLRGDGVLVTDAAEVAELVGDMGDLAPSRRGPVLARDLLDAVAGRVLDALPARTAVDAREVARAAGTSADEALGKLYELHSLGFVEREAEGWRLTRRPTCGGDARRGGS from the coding sequence ATGACGGACCGCGGGGGAGCCGGGCTCGTGTACGGCGCGGACGCGGGAGCGGCCGGGGGTGCGGGCGAGCCGGAGCGGCTGGCGCGGGCGGCGCTGACCCGGGTGCTGGAGCCGGGCGACGAGCGGGGCGGGCGGTGGCTGCGGGAATGCGGGGCGGTGGAGCTGTGGCGGCGGATCAGGGACCCGGCCGGTGAGGCGGAGCGGCTGAGCGGCATGACGGTCAGGCGGCTGGCCGGATACCGGCTCCGGGCCGCCGGGGCCGCCCCGGAGCGGGACCTGGCGGCGGTCGCGGCGGTGGGTGGGCGCTTCGTCTGCCCCGGGGACCGCGAGTGGCCGACCCAGCTCGACGACCTGGGGGACGCGAGGCCGACCGGGCTCTGGGTGCGGGGCGGGCCCGACCTGCGGCTCTGGGCGCTGCGCTCCGTCGCGGTGGTCGGCGCCCGCGCCTGCACGCCGTACGGGGCGCACATGGCGACGACGCTGGGCGCGGGGCTCGCGGAGCGGGGGTGGGTGGTCGTCTCGGGCGCCGCCTTCGGGGTGGACGGGGCCGCGCACCGGGGCGCGCTGGCCGCAGGGGGCGCGACCGTGGCGGTGCTGGCGTGCGGGGTGGACGTGCCCTACCCGCGCGGACATGCCGAGCTGATCGGGCGGGTGGCCGGACAGGGGCTCGTCATCGGTGAACTGCCGCCGTCCGAGCACCCCACGCGCAGCAGGTTCATCCTCCGGAACAGGGTGATCGCCGCGTTGACGCGGGGGACAGTGGTCGTGGAGGCGGAGTACCGCAGCGGCTCCCTGGTCACCGCGCGCGTCGCGCAGCGGCTCGGGCGTTTCACCATGGGGGTTCCGGGGCCAGCGACCAGTGGTCTGTCGGCCGGTGTCCACGAACTGCTGCGCGGGGACGGCGTGCTGGTGACGGATGCCGCCGAAGTGGCCGAACTGGTGGGGGACATGGGTGATCTGGCGCCGTCCAGAAGGGGGCCGGTGCTGGCCCGGGACCTTCTCGACGCCGTCGCCGGGAGGGTGCTCGACGCCCTGCCGGCCCGTACCGCCGTCGACGCCAGGGAGGTGGCGCGCGCGGCCGGCACGAGCGCCGACGAGGCCCTCGGCAAGCTGTACGAACTGCACTCACTGGGATTCGTCGAACGCGAGGCCGAGGGATGGAGGTTGACGCGACGGCCGACTTGCGGGGGCGACGCGCGGCGAGGCGGTTCTTGA
- the whiG gene encoding RNA polymerase sigma factor WhiG has translation MPQHTSGSDRAAVPPAARGTVRPPAPSSLDELWRSYKTTGDGRLREQLILHYSPLVKYVAGRVSVGLPSNVEQADFVSSGVFGLIDAIEKFDIERAIKFETYAITRIRGAMIDELRALDWIPRSVRQKARAVERAYATLEAQLRRTPSEAEVAAEMEVTLDELHAVFSQLSLANVVALEELLHVGGEGGDRLSLMDTLEDTAADDPVEVAEDRELRRLLARAINTLPDREKTVVTLYYYEGLTLAEIGNVLGVTESRVSQIHTKSVLQLRAKLADAGR, from the coding sequence ATGCCCCAGCACACCTCCGGGTCTGACCGCGCGGCAGTTCCACCGGCTGCGCGTGGCACTGTGCGCCCTCCCGCCCCGTCCTCGCTCGACGAGTTGTGGCGTTCGTACAAGACGACGGGCGACGGGCGGCTGCGGGAGCAGCTGATCCTGCACTACTCGCCCCTGGTGAAGTACGTCGCCGGGCGGGTGAGCGTGGGGCTGCCGTCCAACGTCGAGCAGGCGGACTTCGTCTCCTCCGGGGTGTTCGGGCTGATCGACGCGATCGAGAAGTTCGACATCGAGCGGGCCATCAAGTTCGAGACGTACGCGATCACCCGGATCCGCGGCGCGATGATCGACGAACTCCGGGCGCTGGACTGGATCCCGCGCTCCGTGCGGCAGAAGGCGCGCGCCGTGGAACGCGCCTACGCCACGCTGGAGGCCCAGCTTCGCCGTACCCCGTCCGAGGCGGAGGTCGCGGCGGAGATGGAGGTCACGCTCGACGAACTGCACGCTGTTTTCAGCCAGTTGTCCCTGGCCAACGTGGTCGCGCTGGAGGAGCTGCTCCATGTGGGCGGTGAGGGCGGCGACCGGCTGAGTCTGATGGACACGCTGGAGGACACCGCTGCCGACGATCCGGTGGAGGTGGCGGAGGACCGGGAGCTGAGACGGCTCCTCGCCCGCGCGATCAACACCCTCCCCGACCGCGAGAAGACGGTCGTCACGCTCTACTACTACGAAGGTCTGACCCTCGCCGAGATCGGCAATGTCCTCGGGGTCACCGAGAGCAGGGTCAGCCAGATCCACACCAAGTCGGTACTCCAGCTCCGGGCGAAGCTGGCGGACGCCGGCCGCTGA
- a CDS encoding TetR/AcrR family transcriptional regulator, whose product MAEHRTMQRGALLDAARSLLSEGGTEALTFPALAERTGLARSSVYEYFRSRAAVVEELCAVDFPVWAAEVESAMERAGAPEEKIEAYVRCQLDLVGDRRHRAVVAISASELDAGAREKIRAAHGGLIAMIVEALGDLGHEEPRLAAMLLQGSVDAAVRRIELSVAEEPGIIADTAVAMILDGVRGAGARTRD is encoded by the coding sequence GTGGCCGAGCACCGGACCATGCAGCGCGGCGCCCTCCTGGACGCAGCGCGCTCCCTGCTGTCCGAAGGGGGCACGGAAGCGCTGACCTTCCCCGCCCTCGCCGAACGCACCGGCCTCGCCCGGTCCTCCGTCTACGAGTACTTCCGCTCCCGCGCCGCCGTCGTCGAGGAGCTGTGCGCCGTCGACTTCCCCGTCTGGGCGGCCGAGGTGGAGAGCGCGATGGAGCGAGCGGGGGCGCCCGAGGAGAAGATCGAGGCGTACGTCCGGTGCCAGCTCGACCTCGTCGGGGACCGGCGCCACCGGGCCGTGGTCGCGATCTCCGCCAGTGAGCTGGACGCGGGCGCCCGCGAGAAGATCCGGGCGGCCCACGGCGGGCTGATCGCCATGATCGTGGAGGCGCTCGGCGACCTCGGCCATGAGGAGCCCCGCCTCGCGGCCATGCTGCTGCAGGGTTCCGTGGACGCGGCGGTCCGGCGCATCGAGCTGAGCGTGGCGGAGGAGCCGGGCATCATCGCCGACACCGCCGTGGCCATGATCCTCGACGGCGTCCGGGGCGCGGGCGCCCGCACCCGGGACTGA
- the rpsB gene encoding 30S ribosomal protein S2 has translation MAVVTMRELLESGVHFGHQTRRWNPKMKRFIFTERNGIYIIDLLQSLSYIDRAYEFVKETVAHGGSIMFVGTKKQAQEAIAEQATRVGMPYVNQRWLGGMLTNFSTVYKRLQRLKELELIDFEDVAASGLTKKELLVLSREKAKLEKTLGGIREMQKVPSAVWVVDTKKEHIAVGEARKLHIPVVAILDTNCDPDEVDYKIPGNDDAIRSVTLLTRVIADAVAEGLIARSGAATGDSKPGEKAAGEPLAEWERDLLEGDKKADAEVQSSAETEKDADADAKPEAIAAEQAEAEAPAADAEQA, from the coding sequence ATGGCCGTCGTCACGATGCGGGAGCTGCTGGAAAGCGGCGTCCACTTCGGTCACCAGACCCGTCGCTGGAACCCGAAGATGAAGCGCTTCATCTTCACCGAGCGCAACGGCATCTACATCATCGACCTGCTCCAGTCGCTGTCGTACATCGACCGCGCCTACGAGTTCGTCAAGGAGACCGTCGCGCACGGCGGCTCCATCATGTTCGTGGGTACGAAGAAGCAGGCCCAGGAGGCCATCGCCGAGCAGGCGACGCGCGTCGGCATGCCGTACGTCAACCAGCGTTGGCTCGGTGGCATGCTCACCAACTTCTCCACCGTCTACAAGCGCCTTCAGCGTCTGAAGGAGCTCGAGCTCATCGACTTCGAGGACGTGGCCGCCTCCGGCCTCACCAAGAAGGAGCTCCTGGTTCTCTCCCGCGAGAAGGCCAAGCTGGAGAAGACCCTCGGTGGTATCCGCGAGATGCAGAAGGTGCCGAGCGCCGTCTGGGTCGTCGACACCAAGAAGGAGCACATCGCCGTCGGTGAGGCGCGCAAGCTCCACATCCCGGTCGTCGCGATCCTCGACACCAACTGCGACCCCGACGAGGTCGACTACAAGATTCCGGGCAACGACGACGCGATCCGCTCCGTCACCCTGCTCACCCGCGTGATCGCCGACGCCGTCGCCGAGGGCCTCATCGCCCGCTCCGGCGCCGCGACCGGCGACTCGAAGCCGGGCGAGAAGGCCGCCGGCGAGCCCCTCGCCGAGTGGGAGCGTGACCTGCTCGAGGGCGACAAGAAGGCCGACGCCGAGGTCCAGTCCTCCGCCGAGACCGAGAAGGACGCCGACGCCGACGCCAAGCCGGAGGCCATCGCCGCCGAGCAGGCCGAGGCCGAGGCCCCGGCCGCGGACGCCGAGCAGGCCTGA
- the tsf gene encoding translation elongation factor Ts, whose amino-acid sequence MANYTAADVKKLRELTGAGMMDCKKALDEADGNVDGAVEALRIKGQKGVAKREGRSAENGAVVSLVSEDKTSGVLVELKCETDFVAKGDKFQAVANALAAHVAATSPADLEALLASEIEPGKTVQAYVDEANANLGEKIVLDRFAQFQGAFVSVYMHRTMPDLPPQIGVMVELDKADAELAKGIAQHIAAFAPKYLSREDVPAEVVEAERRVAEETTRAEGKPEAALPKIVEGRVNGFFKEATLLGQPYALDNKKSVQKVLDEAGVTLKRFSRIKVGI is encoded by the coding sequence ATGGCGAACTACACCGCCGCTGACGTCAAGAAGCTCCGTGAGCTCACCGGCGCCGGCATGATGGACTGCAAGAAGGCGCTCGACGAGGCCGACGGCAACGTCGACGGAGCCGTCGAGGCGCTGCGCATCAAGGGCCAGAAGGGCGTCGCCAAGCGCGAGGGCCGTTCCGCCGAGAACGGCGCGGTCGTCTCCCTCGTCTCCGAGGACAAGACGTCCGGCGTCCTGGTCGAGCTGAAGTGCGAGACCGACTTCGTCGCCAAGGGTGACAAGTTCCAGGCCGTCGCCAACGCCCTGGCCGCGCACGTCGCCGCGACCTCCCCGGCCGACCTGGAGGCGCTGCTCGCCTCCGAGATCGAGCCCGGCAAGACCGTCCAGGCGTACGTGGACGAGGCCAACGCCAACCTCGGCGAGAAGATCGTCCTGGACCGCTTCGCGCAGTTCCAGGGTGCCTTCGTCTCCGTCTACATGCACCGCACCATGCCCGACCTGCCGCCGCAGATCGGTGTCATGGTCGAGCTGGACAAGGCCGACGCCGAGCTGGCCAAGGGCATCGCCCAGCACATCGCCGCCTTCGCGCCGAAGTACCTCTCCCGCGAGGACGTCCCGGCCGAGGTCGTCGAGGCCGAGCGCCGCGTCGCCGAGGAGACCACCCGCGCCGAGGGCAAGCCCGAGGCCGCCCTCCCGAAGATCGTCGAGGGTCGCGTCAACGGCTTCTTCAAGGAGGCCACCCTCCTCGGCCAGCCGTACGCGCTGGACAACAAGAAGTCGGTCCAGAAGGTTCTGGACGAGGCCGGTGTCACCCTGAAGCGCTTCTCGCGCATCAAGGTCGGCATCTGA